The Burkholderia mayonis DNA window CGATCACGTGATCGTCTGCGGGCACTACGGCTGCGGCGGCGTGCGCGCGTCGCTGCTGCCCCCGTCGCCCGAGTTGCCGCACGTGAGCCGCAGAATTGCGCCGCTTTGCGCGCTCGCCGGCCACCATCGCGCGGAACTCGACAGCGTTTCGCCCGACCAGGCCACCGACCGGCTCGCCGAGCTCAACGTGCTCGAGCAGGTCCGCCTGCTGCGCAGCTCTCCGATCATCCGCGACGCCGATCCCGCACCACTCGTGCACGGCTGGATCTTCTCGCTCGCCGACGGACGGCTCAAGGAACTCGCGTCCGGATACGCGGCCGCCGAACCGCAGCCGCAAGCCGAACGCGCAGAAGCCACGGCCGCCTGACCGGCCGGCGCCGCCGCGCCGCATTCCGCCTCAACCCGTTTTTTCCGTTCACTATGAAGAATCTACACGCTTCCTTCTCCACGTTTCCGCGCGACTTCGTGGCCGGTACCGTCGTGTTCCTCGTCGCGCTGCCACTCTGCCTCGGAATCGCCAGCGCATCCGGCGTCGAACCATTCGCCGGCCTCGTGTCCGGCATCGTCGGCGGTCTCATCGTCGCCGTACTGAGCGGTTCGCCGCTGTCCGTCAGCGGCCCCGCCGCGGGCCTCGTCGTGATCGTCGTCGACGGCATCGCCCAGCTCGGCAGCTTCCAGGCGTTCCTGCTCGCGGTGTTGTTGTCGGGCGTCATCCAGTTCGGCTTCGGTCTCCTGAAGGCGGGCCGGTTCGCCGCGTACGTGCCGTCGCCCGTGATCAAAGGGATGCTCGCCGCGATCGGGATTCTGCTCATCGTCAAGCAGATGCCGTTCGCGCTCGGCCTCGGCGGCGACGGCGACGCGCCGGGCCACGCGGTGCTCGCATCGAGCGTAATCGCGTTCGCGTCGCTCGCGCTCCTCGCCGTCTGGGAAACCCGCGCGATACGCCGCTTCGCGTTCGTGCGCCTCGTGCCCGCGCCGCTCGCCGTCGTGCTGCTCGGCATCGGCGCCACGGTCGCGCTCGGCTTCCTCGCCCCCCACTTCGCGCCGCCCGCCGAGCACCGGGTCGCATTGCCCGAGCTCGCGTCGTTCGCCGCGCTCGGCAATGCGCTGAAGACCGTCGACCTCGGCCCGAATTTCGCGCACCTGCTGAACCCCGACGTGTGGCGCATCGCGATCACGATCGCCGTCGTCGCGAGCCTCGAGACGCTGCTGAGCCTCGAAGCGGTCGAGCAAATCGATCCGAAGCGCCGCCCGAGCCAGCCGAACCGCGAGCTGAAGGCGCAAGGCGTCGGCAATCTCGTCGCGGGCGCGATCGGGGGGCTGCCGATCACGTCAGTGATCGTGCGCAGCTCGGTGAACGTGAACGCGGGCGCACAGAGCCGGATGTCGGCGATCGTGCACGGCGTGATGCTCGTCGTCAGCGTATTCGCGCTCACCGGGCTCCTCAACCTGATCCCGCTCGCGAGCCTCGCGGCGATCCTGATCCACACGGGCTTCAAGCTCGCGAAGCCGGCGCTCTTCACGTCGGTCGCGAAGCAAGGCCCCGGCGCGTTCCTGCCGTTCGCGGTGACGATCGCGGGCGTGCTCGCGATCGACCTCCTCGCCGGCATCGCGCTCGGCCTCGCCTGCTGCGTGCTGGCCGTCGCGTGCGCAAACCTGCGCAGTCCGGCAACGCTCGCGCAGCACGACGACCACTACCTGCTGTCGTTCCGCAAGGACGTGTCGTTCCTCGGCAAGGTGCAGATCAAGCACCATCTCGCGCAGATCCCGGATCGCGCGGTCGTCATCATCGACGCGACCCGCGCCGACTACATCGACCACGACGTGCGCGAGATGCTCGATGCGTTCGTCGCGGAGGCGCCGCTGCGCGAGATCACGGTCGACTACCGGCGCCAGGTCCAGCACGCGCGCGGCCGCGGCATCCGCTGGTTCTTCCGCAGTCCGAGCGCGCAGTGAGCGCTCGAGCCGGCGCATGCCGGCTCACCATGCGGTAGAAAAAACAACGCCCCGCGAGGCCATTGGCCCACGGGGCGTCGTTCATTCGGAACGCGGCGGCGATGCCGCCGCGCACGCATGGCGTGTGCTACGCGCGCTGCGGATTCAGCTTGTCGGCGTTCGAGTACAGCTTGTTCAGCGCGGCGATATACGCCTTCGCCGACGCGGCGACGATGTCCGGATCGGTGCCGACGCCGTTGACGATCCGTCCGCTCCTCGCCAGACGCACCGTCACTTCGCCCTGCGCCTGCGTGCCCGTCGTGATCGCGTTGACCGAATACAGCAGCAACTCGGCGCCGCTGCCCACTTCGGTCTCGATCGCATTGAACGTCGCGTCGACGGGGCCGTTGCCGCTCGCCTCGCCCGCCACTTCGCCGCCGTCGACCGCGAACACGACCTTCGCCTGCGGCCGCTCGCCCGTCTCCGAGCGCTGCGACAGCGACACGAACTTGTAGTGCTCATGCTCGTGCGCGAGCGCCGATTCCTCTTCGGTGACGATCGCGATGATGTCTTCGTCGAAGATCTCGGCCTTGCGGTCGGCGAGATCCTTGAAGCGCGCGAACGCGGCGTTCAGGTCGGCTTCGCTGTCGAGCGCGATGCCGAGCTCCTGCAGGCGCTGCTTGAACGCGTTGCGGCCCGACAGCTTGCCGAGCACGATCTTGTTCGCGGTCCAGCCCACGTCTTCCGCACGCATGATCTCGTACGTATCGCGCGCCTTCAATACGCCGTCCTGGTGGATGCCCGACGCGTGCGCGAACGCGTTCGCGCCGACGACCGCCTTGTTCGGCTGCACGACGAAGCCGGTGATCTGCGACACGAGCTTCGACGCCGGCACGATCTGCGTCGTGTCGATGCCGAGATCCAGGCCGAAGTAGTCCTTGCGGGTCTTCACGGCCATCACGATCTCCTCGAGCGACGTGTTGCCCGCGCGCTCGCCGAGGCCGTTGATCGTGCATTCGACCTGGCGCGCGCCGCCGATCTTCACGCCCGCGAGCGAGTTCGCGACCGCCATCCCCAGATCGTTGTGGCAATGCACCGAGAAGACCGCCTTGTCCGAGTTCGGGATGCGCTCGCGCAACGTCTTCACGAGGTTGCCGTACAGCTCCGGCACGCCATAGCCGACCGTATCCGCGATGTTGATCGTCGTCGCGCCCTCGGCGATCACGGCCTCCAGCACGCGGCAGAGGAAGTCCATGTCCGAGCGGCTGCCGTCTTCCGGCGAGAATTCGATGTTGTCGGTGAATTTGCGCGCGAAGCGCACCGCGAGGCGCGCCTGCTCGAACACCTGATCCGGCGTCATCCGCAGCTTCTTTTCCATGTGCAGCGGCGACGTCGCGATGAACGTATGGATCCGAAAGCTGTTCGCGGGCTTCAGCGCATCGGCCGCGCGCTGGATGTCCTTGTCGTTCGCGCGGGCGAGCGAGCAGATCGTGCTGTCCTTCACTTGCGACGCGATTGTGTGGATCGCGTCGAAGTCGCCGTTCGAGCTGGCCGCGAAGCCGGCTTCGATCACGTCGACCTTCATGCGCTCGAGCTGCTTCGCGATGCGGATTTTCTCTTCCTTCGTCATCGACGCGCCCGGCGATTGCTCGCCGTCGCGCAACGTCGTGTCGAAAATGATCAGCTTGTCTGTCATGGGGACTCCAGGTGTCGAATGGGGAAACACACGTGATGAAGCTCGCGCCACCGCAGGCGACGCTAGACAACAGACGAAGCTCGACGGAGGGCGAAAACGATCAGCGCGGCAGGCGCGCTAGCGCTAGCGCGCGTAGCGGCGCACCGGCTAGAAGAAGGGAGAGGCGGGAAAATGCGGTCATGCCGACGAATATAGCGGCATTCCCGGCCGCGCGCAATCGGCAGCTTTCTCGGGAGCCCGAACGCCGCGCCGCGCGGCATCCGGACGAGAAAAACGGCGGCTACGCGAGCCGCCGTCCTCGGTGCGCCCGGCGCGAGCCGGACTCGATTCGACGTCACGCCAGGCCAGGAAGAGCCCGTCAGTGCTCCCGCTGCGACGAGCGCGCCGGATTGGCCCGGCCGCGCACGGCCATATAGGCCCAGAACACGTAGCCGGACAGCCCGTACAGCACGAAGAGGCCAAACAGCATCAGCGGCGGATCGGACGACACGAGCACGAACGCGACGACGACGAGCAGGATCGCCGCGAACGGCACCCGATGCCGGACGTCGAGCGCCTTGCCGCTGTAGAACGGCGCGTTCGACACCATCGTCACGCCCGCGTAGACCGTGAACGCGAACGCGACCCACGGCAGCCAGCCGAGCTTCATCGGCACGCGGTTGTCGGTCGCGAGCCATACGAAGCCCGCGATCAGCGCCGCGGCGGCCGGGCTCGGCAGGCCCTGGAAGAAGCGCTTGTCGACGACGCCGATGTTCGTGTTGAAGCGCGCGAGACGCAGCGCGGCGCCCGAGCAATAGACGAACGCGGCGAGCCAGCCCCAGCGCCCCAGATCCTTCAGCACCCATTCGTACATCACGAGCGCGGGCGCGACGCCGAACGACACCATGTCCGACAGACTGTCGAACTGCTCGCCGAACGCGCTTTGCGTGTGCGTCATCCGCGCGACGCGTCCATCCATCCCGTCAAGCACCATCGCGGCGAAGATCGCGATCGCCGCGGTTTCGAAGCGCACGTTCATCGCCTGCACGACCGCGAAGAAGCCGCAGAAGAGCGCGGCCGTCGTGAACGCGTTCGGCAGCAGGTAGATGCCGCGCGTCCTCAGGAACCGCTGACGCGCGGCGCGCCGGCTCTCGACGGGCGCGACGTCCTGCGCGACCGATTTGTTGTGACGAAACGACCGCGGCCACGGAGCATTGCCGTTGCGCGGCCGGCGCGGTTTGAATGCGGCCATCGATACGTGTTCCCGATTACTGTTGTTCGGGCAGTTCGGCGAGGATCGTCGACGATGCGGACACCTTCTCGCCGATCGACACGCGCGCGCGGCTGCCCTTCGGCAGATACACGTCGACGCGCGATCCGAAGCGGATGAAACCGTAGCGTTGGCCGCGCGACACGGGCTCGCCCGCGCGCACGTAGCAGAGGATCCGGCGGGCGACGAGGCCCGCGATCTGCACGGCCGTCACGGTCTGGCCGGCCGCCGTCTGGATCACGACCGCGTTGCGCTCGTTCTCGGCTGACGCCTTGTCGAGCGCGGCGTTCAGGAACGCGCCCGGGAAATACTCGACCTTCTGCACCGCGCCGTCGACGGGCGAGCGCTGCGAGTGGACATTGAACACGTTCATGAACACGCTGATCTTCAGCGCTTCGCGATTCGCATACGGATCGTGCGCCATTTCGACCGCGACGATACGGCCGTCGGCCGGGCACAGCACTGCGTTCGCCTGCGTCGGGATCGCGCGCGGCGGATCGCGGAAGAACTGGACCACGAAGACGAGCAGCAGCCAGAACGGCCATGCGAGGCCGAACCCGCCGATGGCATGGATCAACAGCGCGACGACGGCCGCGATCGCGATGAACGGCCAGCCTTCGCGCGCGATGATCGGATGAGGATAGTTCATGGTTCGTTCTTCGTTGAATTGCAAAGCCCGTAGGATAGCAAAAGCCGCCCTCGGCTCCGGTGCCTTCGGGCGGCTTTTTGATGCCGACCCTCGATTCGGGGGCCGGATGGGACGCGCAGCTTAGTTCTTCGACTGGTCGACGAGCTTGTTCTTCGCGATCCACGGCATCATCGCGCGCAGCTTCGCGCCGACCTGCTCGATCTGGTGCTCGGCCGTCAGGCGGCGGCGCGATTGCAGCGTCGGTGCGCCGGCCTTGTTCTCGAGAATGAAGCTCTTCGCGTATTCGCCGGTCTGGATGTCGGTCAGGCACTGCTTCATCGCCTTCTTCGTCTCTTCGGTGACGACGCGCGGGCCCGTCACGTACTCGCCGTACTCGGCGTTGTTCGAGATCGAGTAGTTCATGTTCGCGATGCCGCCTTCGTAGATCAGGTCGACGATCAGCTTCAGCTCATGCAGGCACTCGAAATACGCCATTTCCGGCGCGTAGCCCGCTTCGACCAGCGTCTCGAAACCGGCCTTGATCAGCTCGACGGTGCCGCCGCACAGCACGGCCTGCTCACCGAACAGATCGGTCTCCGTCTCCTCACGGAAGTTCGTCTCGATGATGCCGGCACGGCCGCCGCCGTTCGCCGCCGCGTACGACAGCGCGATGTCGCGCGCCGCGCCCGACTTGTCCTGCGCGACCGCGATCAGGTGCGGCACGCCGCCGCCCTGCGCGTACGTGCCGCGCACCGTGTGGCCCGGCGCCTTCGGCGCGATCATGATGACGTCCAGATCCGCGCGCGGGATCACCTGGCCGTAATGGACGTTGAAGCCGTGCGCGAACGCGAGCGTCGCGCCCTGCTTGATGTTCGCGTGCACTTCCTGCGCGTAGACGGCGGCGATCTGCTCGTCGGGCAGCAGCATCATCACGACGTCCGCGCCCTTGACGGCTTCGGCCACTTCCTTGACCGCGAGGCCGGCGTTCTCGGCCTTGCTCCACGACGCGCCGCCCTTGCGCAGGCCGACCGTCACGTTCACGCCGCTGTCCTTCAGGTTCAGTGCGTGCGCATGGCCTTGCGAGCCGTAACCGATGATCGTGACTTGCTTGCCCTTGATGAGGGAGAGGTCGGCGTCCTTGTCGTAGAAAACTTTCATGATTGTTCCTTCGCTGATTCAGTGAAATTCGTTAGTGAGACCGGGCCCTGACGGCGCACCCGGCTCGTTCGGCGCGGCGGCGTCAAACCTTCAGAATGCGCTCGCCTCGACCGATGCCCGAGCTGCCGGTGCGCACGGTCTCGAGAATCGAGCCCGCGTCCAGCGCCTGAATGAATGCGTCGAGCTTGTCGCTCGCACCCGTCAATTCGATCGTGTAGGTCTTCTCGGTCACGTCGATGATACGGCCGCGGAAAATGTCCGCCATCCGCTTCATTTCTTCGCGCTCCTTGCCCACTGCCCTCACCTTGATGAGCATCAGCTCCCGCTCGATGTGTGCACCGTCGGTCAGGTCCACCACTTTCACCACCTCGATCAGGCGGTTCAGATGCTTCGTGATCTGTTCGATCACGTCGTCGGAGCCGATGGAAACGATGGTCAGGCGCGACAGCGACTGGTCTTCGGTCGGCGCCACCGTCAAGGTTTCGATGTTGTAGCCGCGTGCCGAGAACAGACCGACGACGCGCGACAACGCGCCCGGTTCGTTTTCCAGCAGGACGGAAATGATGTGTCTCATGTTCGCTTCTTCCAGAATTATCCCGTGTCGATTGCGTATCGCAGCGCACCGCCGCGTGCCACACCGCCCTTCGTGAAGGCGGCCGCCCGCGGGCTCGGGCGCGCATCGCGCCTTTACAGATCTTCCGATCCGAGCAGCATCTCGGTGATGCCCTTGCCGGCCTGGACCATCGGCCAGACGTTCTCGGTCGGGTCGGTCTGGAAGTCGAGAAACACGGTGCGGTCCTTCAGGCGTAGCGCTTCCTTCAGCGCCGGCTCGACGTCCGCGGATTTTTCGATGCGCATGCCGACATGGCCGTACGCCTCGGCGAGCTTCACGAAATCCGGCAGCGCATCCATGTACGAATGCGAATAGCGCTTGCTGTATTCGATCTGCTGCCACTGACGGACCATGCCGAGGTAGCGGTTGTTCAGCGAAATGATCTTCACCGGGGTGTCGTACTGCTTGCAGGTCGACAGCTCCTGGATGCACATCTGGATCGAGCCTTCGCCCGTGATGCAAAGCACGTCGTCGTCGGGATGCGCCATCTTGACGCCCATCGCCGCCGGCAAGCCGAAGCCCATCGTGCCGAGGCCGCCCGAATTGATCCAGCGGCGCGGCTTGTTGAAGCGGTAGAACTGCGCGGCCCACATCTGGTGCTGGCCGACGTCCGAGCAGACGAACGCGTTGCCGTCCGTCAGTTCCCATGCCTTCTCGACCACGTACTGCGGCTTGATGATCTCGCTTTCGCGGTCGTATTTCAGGCAGTCCTTCGCGCGCCAGCTTTCGATGTCCTTCCACCATTGCGCGAGCGCTTCGGTGTCCGGGCCATGCTCGGCCGTCTGCAGCTGCTCGATCAGATCCTTCAGCACTTCCTTCACGTCGCCGACGATCGGGATGTCGACCTTCACGCGCTTGCTGATCGACGACGGATCGATGTCGATGTGGATGATCTTGCGGGGACGCGACGCGAAGTGGCCCGGATCGCCGATCACGCGGTCGTCGAAGCGCGCGCCGATCGCGATCAGCACGTCGCAGTGCTGCATCGCCATGTTGGCTTCGTACGTGCCGTGCATGCCGAGCATGCCGAGGAACTTCTTGTCTGATGCGCGGTAGCCGCCGAGGCCCATCAGCGTGTTCGTGACAGGATAGCCGAGCAGGTCGGCGAACTGGTTCAGCTCGCGCGACGCGTCGGCGAGGATGATGCCGCCGCCCGTATAGATGTACGGCCGCTTCGCGGACAGGAGCAGCGCGACCGCCTTGCGGATCTGCCCTGAGTGGCCTTTCGTGACCGGGTTGTACGAGCGCAGCGACACGCTCTTGACGGGCTCGTACTCGCACGGCGTCTTCGACACGTCCTTCGGGATGTCGATCAGGACGGGACCGGGCCGGCCGGTGCGCGCGATGTAGAACGCCTTCTTGACGGTTTCCGCGAGCTCGCGCACGTCCTTCACGAGGAAGTTGTGCTTCACGCACGGCCGCGTGATGCCGACAGTGTCGCACTCCTGGAACGCGTCCTGGCCGATCGCCGCGGTCGGCACCTGGCCGCTGATCACGACGAGCGGGATCGAATCCATGTAGGCAGTGGCGATGCCCGTCACCGCGTTCGTCACGCCCGGGCCGGACGTGACGAGACACACGCCGACCTTGCCCGTCGAGCGCGAGTACGCGTCCGCGGCGTGCACGGCGGCCTGCTCGTGGCGCACGAGCACGTGTTGAATCTTGTCTTGCTTGTATAGCTCGTCGTAGATGTAGAGGACCGAGCCGCCAGGGTAGCCCCAGATGAATTCGACGTTCTCGTCGGCCAGTGCCTTCATGAGCACGGTGGCGCCGATGGAGCCGGTTTTCTGAGGGGAAAGGGATTCCGACGTGGAGAATTCCGCGCTGGGCATGTTCATCGATAACCTTTCGAATTTTCGGCAAAAAATTGATCGGGTGCTCTCTGCTGGGCTTGTGGCTCAGGTTCAAGCGGCGCGTCCAGTTGAAAGGCGGGCTTCATGGGCCAGCCTCAAATGTGACCATCACTTATGTTGCGAACTGGCAACGATAGCGGGTCCCCGACAGGCGGTCAAGCGGAAAATCCCGCGGCGCATCAATCCTCCTGCCGAAGCGAACGCGAACGTCCCGCCGAGGCCCGCGGCGAACCGCCACGCGCGCCCGTTTCTGCGGCCTGACAGCCCGATCAGGATGCCGTCGACGGCGAAATTTGTTAGCATCCGCGGGTTTTACGAAATTTTTCCGATCTTTTCACGCCGCAAGAACGCAGCGCAGACCTTCACGGAATGGCATCAGACAAGGAACTCGCGGACTTTCTGGCGGGCGTCGAAAGGCGCGCGTTCAAGCAGGCTGCTTACGCGGTGCGCGACGACGACGCGTCGCTCGACATCGTGCAGGATGCGATGATCCGGCTCGCGGAGAAGTACGGCGACCGCGCGGCCGCCGAGCTGCCGCTGCTTTTTCAGCGGATCCTTCAGAACGCGATCCACGACCATTTCCGCAGACAAAAGGTGCGCAACACCTGGGTCAGCCTGTTCTCGTCGCTGAACAATACCGACGACGAAGATTTCGACCCGCTGGAGACGCTCGAATCGGCGGACGGCGGCGGTGTCGAGAGCAGCGAGACGCGGCTCGAGCGCGAGCAGGTGCTCGCCCTCATCGACCATGAAATCCAGAAGCTCCCGGCGCGTCAACGGGAAGCCTTCCTGATGCGTTATTGGGAGGATATGGATGTCGCCGAGACAGCCGCCGCCATGGGGTGCTCAGAAGGCAGCGTCAAGACGCACTGCTCCCGAGCCACTCACGCACTGGCGGCCGCGCTCAAGGCCAAAGGAATCACGCTATGAGCTCCGCTCCCGCAACGAAAGAAGAAACCGATTTCGCCTTCAAGGTGCGTCGCGCGCTCGACGAGCGCGCGACCGCGCTGCCCGCCGCGACGACGGAGCGGCTCGCCGCCGCGCGTCGCGCCGCGCTCGCCCGCAAGAAGCCCGACGCCGCGATCGTGCTCGTGCCGGCGCTCGCCGGCAACGCCGGCACGCTCGAGCTGCGCCCGTCTGCCGAACCGCGCCGCAAGTCGCTCGCGCGCCGGCTGATCCGCGCGTGGCCGCTCGCGCTGCTGCTCGCGGGGCTCGTCGGCATCGCGTACTGGGAAGACATGCAGCGCACGGCCGAGCTCGCGGACATCGACGCGGCGATGCTGAGCGACAACCTGCCTCTCACCGCGTATCTCGACCACGGGTTCAACGCGTATCTGTCGCACACTCACTAACGCCAACGCATCAAGAAGAGGAACGCACGGGTGAGTCAAAAACGGGGATTGGCTGTCTTTTTCGGTTGCGTGATCGCGCTCATCGTCGCGTACGCCGCCACCTACCCGCGCTTTCACCCACAACCGGCCGCGGTGGCGGCGGCGAGCGCACCGGCGATCGCGTCGGCCGCGATCGCCCTCACGACCGACTTCCCGGCGCTGCCGCCGTCGAGCCCGCTGTCCTGGGCGCGCCTCACGCCGCCGCAGCGCGTCGCGCTCGCGCCGTTCGCGAATCAATGGGATTCGTTCAGCGACGAGCGCAAGCGCAAATGGCTGAAGATCGCGGCGCGCTTCCCGAAGATGTCGTCTGAAGCGCAAAAGCGCCTGCAGGAACGGATGACCGAGTGGGTCCGCATGACGCCCGAGCAGCGCCGCGTCGCACGCGAGAACTACCTGGTGTCGAAGGATCTGTCCGCGCAGGCTCGCGAGAAAGCCTGGAAGGCTTACCAAGAGCTGTCGCCCGAGCAGAAGGAGAAGCTCGCGGCGGCCGAGCGCCGGCGCCGGCCGACCGTCGTCAGCGCGCCGCCCACCGGCAAGACCGACCGCGACGTCAACCGGCTCGTCAACGCGCACGACCGTCATCCGGCGAGCGCGGCCGCCGCGAGCATCGCGCCGCCCGCCGCCAGCGCGCCCGCCGCGGCGCCCGCTCCGGCATCGACGACGACGGGCGCCGTCACGCCGGCCGTGCCCACGCCCGTCTCGCCGTCCGAGGCGCCGTCGCTCTTCAACGGTTCGTAAACGGCCGTGACGGCGCCCGCGATTCCGTCCGAGCCGCCGCCGAGTGTGCGCCGCCGGCTCGCCGCGCTCGTCTACGAAAGCCTGCTGCTGTTCGGCGTCGTGTTCTTTGCCGGCCTCGCGTTCGGCGTAACGCTCCACCAGCGCAACGGCCTCGACCATCACAATCTGCTCGCCGCGTGGATCGCGGCCGTCGTCGGCGTTTATTTCGTCTGGTTCTGGACGCACGGCGGCCAGACGCTGCCGATGAAGACCTGGCGGCTGCGCATCGAAACCGCGCGCGGCGCGCCGCTGTCGGTCGGCCGGGCGATCGTCCGCTACGCGCTCGGCTGGCTGTGGTTCCTGCCGCCCCTCGCGCTGCACCCGCTCGCGGGCTTCTCCGTGCCGCGCACGCTCGCGGCCGCGACCGCCTGGTTCGCGCTGTGGTCGCTAGCCGCGCGACTGCACCCGACGCGCCAGTTCCCGCACGATCGCCTCGCCGGCACCCGCATCGTCGCCGCGCCCCGCCACGGCTGATTCCCCGTAATAAGAACGTCTCGTGACTGTCACGGCACCGTCACGCCCGCATGGCGCAATGCCGATAACCTCAATCGGCGCGAGTCATGCATGGGCCAGAAAAAGTCCGCGACCTCCTTCTTTCGTGATCCTGCTGGCCTGCACGCCGCCAGCGCCTTCCTGTCCGGCTCCGCAGCGAGCGAAGTGCTCGCGCCGGCCCGTCCTCCCGCCGCGAGCGCCACGCGGCACGACGACCACGAGCCCGCCACGCACCACTACCGGACGATCTGGCTGTCGGACATCCACCTCGGCACGAGCGGCTGCCAGGCCGGGTATCTGCTCGACTTTCTCAAGCACAACGAATCGGAATACCTGTACCTCGTCGGCGACATCATCGATGGCTGGCAGCTCAGAAAGGGCTGGTACTGGCCGCAAGCGCACAACGACGTCGTTCAGAAGATCCTGCGCAAGGCGCGCAAAGGCACGCAGGTCGTGTACATCCCCGGCAACCACGACGAAGCCGCGCGCCAGTTCTGCGATCTCGCGTTCGGCGAGATCCACGTGCGCGGCGAGGCGTTCCATACGACGCTGTCGGGCAAACGTTTGTGGGTCGTCCATGGCGACCTGTTCGACGGCGTGATCCAGCACGCGAAGTGGCTCGCCTATCTCGGCGACACGCTGTACACGCTGATCCTCGTGCTGAACCGCTGGTTCAACCGGATCCGCAGCCGCTTCGGCTTTCAGTACTGGTCGCTGTCGCAATACCTGAAGCACCAGGTGAAGAACGCCGTGAACTTCATTTCGTCGTTCGAAGCGGTGATGACCGACGAAGCGCGTCGCCGCGGCTGCGACGGCGTCGTCTGCGGCCACATCCACAAGGCCGAGATCCGCGACATCGACGGCGTGCTCTATTGCAACGACGGCGACTGGGTCGAGAGCCTGTCCGCGCTCGTCGAGACGATGGAGGGCGAACTGAGGGTCGTCTACTGGACCGTGCTGCACACGCCGCCCGCCGCGCAATCGCGCAAGACGAAAGCCGCCACCGCCTGACCTCCGAAAGGATTGCCTGCGATGAAAATCATGATCGTCACCGATGCGTGGGAGCCGCAAGTCAACGGCGTCGTGCGCACGCTGAAGAGCACCGCGCGCGAGCTCATCGCGCTCGGCCACCGCGTCGAGCTCGTCACGCCGCTCGAGTTCCGCACGGTGCCGTGCCCGACCTATCCCGAAATCCGCCTGTCGATCCTGCCGTACAGGCGGCTGCGCGAGCGCCTGAACGCGTTCGAGCCGGACGCGCTGCACATCGCGACGGAAGGCCCGCTCGGCCTCGCCGCGCGCCGCTACGCGCGCGCCCGCAAGCTGCCGTTCACGACCGCGT harbors:
- the ilvC gene encoding ketol-acid reductoisomerase; the encoded protein is MKVFYDKDADLSLIKGKQVTIIGYGSQGHAHALNLKDSGVNVTVGLRKGGASWSKAENAGLAVKEVAEAVKGADVVMMLLPDEQIAAVYAQEVHANIKQGATLAFAHGFNVHYGQVIPRADLDVIMIAPKAPGHTVRGTYAQGGGVPHLIAVAQDKSGAARDIALSYAAANGGGRAGIIETNFREETETDLFGEQAVLCGGTVELIKAGFETLVEAGYAPEMAYFECLHELKLIVDLIYEGGIANMNYSISNNAEYGEYVTGPRVVTEETKKAMKQCLTDIQTGEYAKSFILENKAGAPTLQSRRRLTAEHQIEQVGAKLRAMMPWIAKNKLVDQSKN
- the pssA gene encoding CDP-diacylglycerol--serine O-phosphatidyltransferase yields the protein MAAFKPRRPRNGNAPWPRSFRHNKSVAQDVAPVESRRAARQRFLRTRGIYLLPNAFTTAALFCGFFAVVQAMNVRFETAAIAIFAAMVLDGMDGRVARMTHTQSAFGEQFDSLSDMVSFGVAPALVMYEWVLKDLGRWGWLAAFVYCSGAALRLARFNTNIGVVDKRFFQGLPSPAAAALIAGFVWLATDNRVPMKLGWLPWVAFAFTVYAGVTMVSNAPFYSGKALDVRHRVPFAAILLVVVAFVLVSSDPPLMLFGLFVLYGLSGYVFWAYMAVRGRANPARSSQREH
- the ilvN gene encoding acetolactate synthase small subunit, translating into MRHIISVLLENEPGALSRVVGLFSARGYNIETLTVAPTEDQSLSRLTIVSIGSDDVIEQITKHLNRLIEVVKVVDLTDGAHIERELMLIKVRAVGKEREEMKRMADIFRGRIIDVTEKTYTIELTGASDKLDAFIQALDAGSILETVRTGSSGIGRGERILKV
- a CDS encoding 2-isopropylmalate synthase; translation: MTDKLIIFDTTLRDGEQSPGASMTKEEKIRIAKQLERMKVDVIEAGFAASSNGDFDAIHTIASQVKDSTICSLARANDKDIQRAADALKPANSFRIHTFIATSPLHMEKKLRMTPDQVFEQARLAVRFARKFTDNIEFSPEDGSRSDMDFLCRVLEAVIAEGATTINIADTVGYGVPELYGNLVKTLRERIPNSDKAVFSVHCHNDLGMAVANSLAGVKIGGARQVECTINGLGERAGNTSLEEIVMAVKTRKDYFGLDLGIDTTQIVPASKLVSQITGFVVQPNKAVVGANAFAHASGIHQDGVLKARDTYEIMRAEDVGWTANKIVLGKLSGRNAFKQRLQELGIALDSEADLNAAFARFKDLADRKAEIFDEDIIAIVTEEESALAHEHEHYKFVSLSQRSETGERPQAKVVFAVDGGEVAGEASGNGPVDATFNAIETEVGSGAELLLYSVNAITTGTQAQGEVTVRLARSGRIVNGVGTDPDIVAASAKAYIAALNKLYSNADKLNPQRA
- a CDS encoding carbonic anhydrase is translated as MNLPKSMLVANIAWASETSERSPDFFDALSRGQNPRVLWIGCADSRVPAETITQSAPGELFVHRNIANIFQPDDDNCASVLEYAVRVLKVDHVIVCGHYGCGGVRASLLPPSPELPHVSRRIAPLCALAGHHRAELDSVSPDQATDRLAELNVLEQVRLLRSSPIIRDADPAPLVHGWIFSLADGRLKELASGYAAAEPQPQAERAEATAA
- a CDS encoding phosphatidylserine decarboxylase, with protein sequence MNYPHPIIAREGWPFIAIAAVVALLIHAIGGFGLAWPFWLLLVFVVQFFRDPPRAIPTQANAVLCPADGRIVAVEMAHDPYANREALKISVFMNVFNVHSQRSPVDGAVQKVEYFPGAFLNAALDKASAENERNAVVIQTAAGQTVTAVQIAGLVARRILCYVRAGEPVSRGQRYGFIRFGSRVDVYLPKGSRARVSIGEKVSASSTILAELPEQQ
- a CDS encoding SulP family inorganic anion transporter, translated to MKNLHASFSTFPRDFVAGTVVFLVALPLCLGIASASGVEPFAGLVSGIVGGLIVAVLSGSPLSVSGPAAGLVVIVVDGIAQLGSFQAFLLAVLLSGVIQFGFGLLKAGRFAAYVPSPVIKGMLAAIGILLIVKQMPFALGLGGDGDAPGHAVLASSVIAFASLALLAVWETRAIRRFAFVRLVPAPLAVVLLGIGATVALGFLAPHFAPPAEHRVALPELASFAALGNALKTVDLGPNFAHLLNPDVWRIAITIAVVASLETLLSLEAVEQIDPKRRPSQPNRELKAQGVGNLVAGAIGGLPITSVIVRSSVNVNAGAQSRMSAIVHGVMLVVSVFALTGLLNLIPLASLAAILIHTGFKLAKPALFTSVAKQGPGAFLPFAVTIAGVLAIDLLAGIALGLACCVLAVACANLRSPATLAQHDDHYLLSFRKDVSFLGKVQIKHHLAQIPDRAVVIIDATRADYIDHDVREMLDAFVAEAPLREITVDYRRQVQHARGRGIRWFFRSPSAQ